A window of the Nycticebus coucang isolate mNycCou1 chromosome 3, mNycCou1.pri, whole genome shotgun sequence genome harbors these coding sequences:
- the TST gene encoding thiosulfate sulfurtransferase isoform X1 — MVRAGWGAESLGFEPANFSSGPGREPELRRVTRRAETMVHQVLYRALVSTRWLADSVRTGKLGPGLRVLDASWYSPGTRDARKEYQERHVPGASFFDIEECRDTASPYEMMLPSEASFANYVGRLGISNQTHVVVYDGDNLGSFYAPRVWWMFRVFGHRTVSVLNGGFRNWLKEGHPVTSEPSHPEQAIFKATLDRSLLKTYEQVLENLESKRFQLVDARSQGRYLGTEPEPDAVGLGSGHIRGSLNMPFMDFLTEDGFEKSPEDLRALFRDKKVELSQPLIATCRKGVTACHIALAAYLCGKPDVAIYDGSWSEWFRRAPPETRVSQGKGGKA, encoded by the exons ATGGTGCGGGCCGGCTGGGGAGCCGAGAGCcttggttttgaacccgccaacttctcCAGCGGGCCAGGGCGAGAGCCAGAGCTGCGACGA GTGACGCGCAGAGCTGAAACCATGGTTCATCAGGTGCTCTACCGGGCGCTGGTCTCCACCAGGTGGCTGGCGGATTCGGTCCGGACTGGCAAGCTGGGGCCTGGCCTGCGGGTGCTGGACGCATCCTGGTACTCGCCGGGCACCCGTGATGCTCGCAAGGAGTACCAGGAGCGCCATGTGCCCGGGGCCTCTTTCTTTGATATAGAGGAATGCCGGGACACAGCGTCGCCCTATGAGATGATGCTGCCCAGCGAGGCGAGCTTTGCCAACTACGTGGGCCGCTTGGGCATAAGCAACCAGACGCACGTGGTGGTGTATGATGGTGACAACCTGGGTAGCTTCTATGCTCCGCGGGTCTGGTGGATGTTCCGTGTGTTTGGCCACCGCACAGTGTCAGTGCTCAATGGTGGCTTCCGGAACTGGCTGAAGGAGGGTCACCCAGTGACATCCGAGCCCTCACATCCAGAGCAGGCCATCTTCAAAGCCACACTGGACCGTTCCCTGCTCAAGACCTATGAGCAGGTGCTGGAGAACCTCGAATCTAAGAGGTTCCAGCTGGTGGATGCACGGTCCCAAGGGCGGTACCTGGGCACCGAGCCGGAGCCGGATGCAGTAG gACTAGGCTCGGGACACATCCGTGGCTCACTCAACATGCCGTTCATGGACTTCCTAACCGAAGATGGCTTTGAGAAGAGCCCAGAGGATCTCCGTGCTCTGTTCCGGGACAAGAAGGTGGAGCTCTCACAGCCCCTCATTGCCACATGTCGCAAGGGGGTCactgcctgccacattgccctgGCAGCCTACCTCTGCGGCAAGCCTGATGTGGCCATTTATGATGGCTCCTGGTCCGAGTGGTTCCGCCGGGCTCCCCCGGAGACCCGTGTGTCCCAGGGGAAGGGTGGgaaggcttga
- the TST gene encoding thiosulfate sulfurtransferase isoform X2 yields the protein MVHQVLYRALVSTRWLADSVRTGKLGPGLRVLDASWYSPGTRDARKEYQERHVPGASFFDIEECRDTASPYEMMLPSEASFANYVGRLGISNQTHVVVYDGDNLGSFYAPRVWWMFRVFGHRTVSVLNGGFRNWLKEGHPVTSEPSHPEQAIFKATLDRSLLKTYEQVLENLESKRFQLVDARSQGRYLGTEPEPDAVGLGSGHIRGSLNMPFMDFLTEDGFEKSPEDLRALFRDKKVELSQPLIATCRKGVTACHIALAAYLCGKPDVAIYDGSWSEWFRRAPPETRVSQGKGGKA from the exons ATGGTTCATCAGGTGCTCTACCGGGCGCTGGTCTCCACCAGGTGGCTGGCGGATTCGGTCCGGACTGGCAAGCTGGGGCCTGGCCTGCGGGTGCTGGACGCATCCTGGTACTCGCCGGGCACCCGTGATGCTCGCAAGGAGTACCAGGAGCGCCATGTGCCCGGGGCCTCTTTCTTTGATATAGAGGAATGCCGGGACACAGCGTCGCCCTATGAGATGATGCTGCCCAGCGAGGCGAGCTTTGCCAACTACGTGGGCCGCTTGGGCATAAGCAACCAGACGCACGTGGTGGTGTATGATGGTGACAACCTGGGTAGCTTCTATGCTCCGCGGGTCTGGTGGATGTTCCGTGTGTTTGGCCACCGCACAGTGTCAGTGCTCAATGGTGGCTTCCGGAACTGGCTGAAGGAGGGTCACCCAGTGACATCCGAGCCCTCACATCCAGAGCAGGCCATCTTCAAAGCCACACTGGACCGTTCCCTGCTCAAGACCTATGAGCAGGTGCTGGAGAACCTCGAATCTAAGAGGTTCCAGCTGGTGGATGCACGGTCCCAAGGGCGGTACCTGGGCACCGAGCCGGAGCCGGATGCAGTAG gACTAGGCTCGGGACACATCCGTGGCTCACTCAACATGCCGTTCATGGACTTCCTAACCGAAGATGGCTTTGAGAAGAGCCCAGAGGATCTCCGTGCTCTGTTCCGGGACAAGAAGGTGGAGCTCTCACAGCCCCTCATTGCCACATGTCGCAAGGGGGTCactgcctgccacattgccctgGCAGCCTACCTCTGCGGCAAGCCTGATGTGGCCATTTATGATGGCTCCTGGTCCGAGTGGTTCCGCCGGGCTCCCCCGGAGACCCGTGTGTCCCAGGGGAAGGGTGGgaaggcttga